A window from Malania oleifera isolate guangnan ecotype guangnan chromosome 7, ASM2987363v1, whole genome shotgun sequence encodes these proteins:
- the LOC131160055 gene encoding BTB/POZ domain-containing protein At1g30440: MACMKLGSKTDAFQRQGQAWFCTTGLPSDIVVEVDEMSFHLHKFPLLSRSGVLERLIAKASEGGAEVIHLSDIPGGAKTFELVAKFCYGVKLELTASNVVYIRCAAEHLEMTEEYGEGNLITLTETFLNQVVLRNWKDSLKALQTCDDILPHAEELNITKRCIDSLAVKACTDPNLFGWPVMDHGGPMQSPGGSVLWNGISTGARPKNSSSDWWYEDVSTLSLPLYKRLISVMESRGIKHEIIAESLAFYAKRYLPGLNRHQGVSEPSNRMAPVALGGPPSEEYQKLLLEEIDRLLPIQKGLVSTKFLFGMLRTAMILRTSSSCASTLERRIGMQLDQATLEDLLIPNFSYSMETLYNVECVQRILQHFLEMDQAMGGVSPCSVDDGQLIESPSLTPITMVAKLIDGYLAEVAPDVNLKLPKFQSLAAAVPEYARPLDDGLYRAIDIYLKSHPWLAESDREQLCRLMDCQKLSLEACTHAAQNERLPLRIIVQVLFFEQLQLRTSIAGCFLVSDNLDGSRQLRSGLAGSSEGGWATAVRENQVLKVGMDSMRIRVSELERECSNMRQEIEKLGQVKGSSRWSSVSKKFGFMAKTQMCSAQEGSISRQNDRSVKLETAKDRHGKQKKNS; the protein is encoded by the exons ATGGCTTGTATGAAGTTGGGATCCAAAACTGATGCATTTCAACGGCAGGGGCAGGCCTG GTTCTGCACAACTGGCCTTCCAAGTGATATTGTTGTTGAAGTTGATGAGATGTCCTTCCATTTACACAAG TTTCCTTTGCTTTCTAGAAGTGGAGTTCTGGAAAGGTTGATTGCAAAAGCATCAGAAGGAGGAGCAGAAGTCATACACCTCTCTGACATCCCTGGTGGGGCCAAAACTTTTGAACTTGTAGCCAAATTCTGTTATGGTGTGAAACTTGAGCTTACTGCTTCAAATGTTGTCTACATCCGTTGTGCTGCTGAGCATCTTGAGATGACGGAGGAGTATGGGGAAGGCAATCTTATTACACTGACTGAAACCTTTCTCAATCAAGTGGTCCTTCGAAATTGGAAAGACTCCTTAAAAGCTCTTCAAACTTGTGATGATATTCTGCCTCATGCTGAAGAACTCAATATTACAAAGAGGTGTATTGACTCATTAGCTGTAAAGGCATGTACGGACCCAAATTTGTTTGGCTGGCCTGTCATGGATCATGGTGGGCCCATGCAAAGCCCTGGTGGGAGTGTCTTGTGGAATGGGATAAGCACAGGGGCTAGACCAAAAAATTCTAGTTCAGATTGGTGGTATGAGGATGTATCTACTTTAAGTTTACCTCTCTATAAGAGGTTGATTTCTGTCATGGAATCCCGTGGAATCAAACATGAGATTATTGCGGAGTCTCTCGCCTTTTATGCCAAAAGGTATCTTCCTGGTCTGAATCGCCATCAAGGTGTCAGTGAGCCCAGCAACCGTATGGCACCAGTAGCTTTGGGAGGGCCGCCATCAGAAGAATATCAGAAGCTCTTACTAGAGGAGATTGATAGGTTACTTCCTATTCAGAAAGGTCTAGTATCAACCAAGTTTTTGTTTGGTATGCTTCGTACAGCCATGATTCTTCGAACAAGTTCTTCTTGCGCATCAACTCTAGAAAGAAGGATAGGGATGCAGCTTGATCAAGCAACTCTAGAAGATCTTTTAATTCCTAACTTCTCTTATTCAATGGAAACACTCTATAATGTTGAGTGTGTGCAGCGGATTCTTCAGCACTTTTTAGAAATGGATCAGGCAATGGGTGGGGTATCCCCATGTTCAGTTGATGATGGCCAGTTGATAGAGTCACCTTCCTTGACACCTATCACGATGGTAGCCAAACTGATTGATGGATACCTTGCGGAGGTTGCTCCTGATGTTAATTTGAAGCTCCCCAAGTTTCAGTCCCTTGCTGCTGCTGTTCCTGAATATGCCAGACCCTTGGATGACGGTCTTTATCGTGCAATTGACATATATCTGAAG TCACACCCATGGCTGGCAGAGTCAGACAGAGAACAACTTTGCAGGCTCATGGACTGCCAGAAGCTCTCCCTGGAAGCTTGCACCCACGCGGCACAAAATGAAAGGTTGCCCCTAAGAATAATTGTGCAGGTCCTCTTTTTCGAGCAGCTCCAGCTGAGGACTTCCATTGCAGGCTGCTTTCTGGTGTCCGACAATCTTGATGGGTCAAGACAGTTGAGGAGTGGACTTGCTGGGTCTAGTGAGGGAGGCTGGGCCACTGCCGTGAGGGAGAATCAGGTTTTAAAGGTGGGAATGGATAGCATGAGGATTCGGGTTTCTGAGCTTGAGAGGGAGTGTTCAAACATGAGGCAAGAGATTGAGAAGTTGGGTCAGGTCAAAGGATCTAGCAGATGGAGCAGTGTGTCAAAGAAGTTTGGTTTCATGGCAAAGACTCAGATGTGCAGTGCTCAAGAGGGGTCGATAAGCAGGCAGAATGATCGAAGTGTTAAGCTTGAGACGGCAAAGGACAGGCATGGCAAGCAGAAGAAAAACTCTTGA